The following proteins are encoded in a genomic region of Alnus glutinosa chromosome 8, dhAlnGlut1.1, whole genome shotgun sequence:
- the LOC133876023 gene encoding putative anthocyanidin reductase has product MDEDLEGVVGGTREGPPTYCVTGATGYIGSWLVQTLLQRGYNVHATVRDPEKSLSLLSLWTSSERLRLFRADMQEEGSFDEAVKGCNGVFHVAASMQFNVHENEDIETYVRSNAIDPAIKGTLNVLKACLQSKSVKRVVFTSSISTATAKDSSGNWRHVVDESCQAAVDHVWNTKASGWVYVLSKRLTEEAAFKFAKENGIDLVSVITTTVGGPFLTLDVPSSIRVLLSPITGDPELFSILSAVNARMGSIALVHIEDICSAHIFLMEHAKAEGPYICCALNSLMSNLVEHLAEEYPCSNIRSVEKESNLVPPEISSKKLRDLGFNYKHGIEDIVHDAIASCLDYGFLPPIAK; this is encoded by the exons ATGGACGAGGATTTGGAAGGCGTGGTGGGGGGGACAAGAGAGGGGCCGCCGACGTACTGTGTTACCGGTGCAACAGGGTATATTGGGTCTTGGTTGGTGCAGACTCTGCTTCAAAGAGGCTACAACGTTCATGCCACCGTCCGAGATCCTG AAAAGTCATTATCCCTATTATCACTGTGGACGAGCAGTGAGCGGTTGAGATTATTCCGAGCTGATATGCAAGAGGAAGGGAGCTTCGATGAGGCTGTAAAGGGCTGCAATGGTGTGTTTCACGTAGCTGCTTCAATGCAATTCAACGTTCATGAAAATGAGGACATAG AGACTTATGTTCGATCAAACGCCATCGACCCTGCAATCAAAGGAACCTTAAACGTCCTCAAAGCCTGCTTGCAATCGAAATCTGTGAAAAGGGTTGTTTTCACATCTTCCATTAGTACTGCCACTGCCAAAGACAGCTCTGGAAACTGGAGACATGTTGTCGATGAATCGTGCCAAGCTGCTGTTGATCATGTCTGGAATACGAAAGCAAGTGGATGG GTTTACGTACTTTCAAAGCGTCTCACGGAAGAAGCAGCATTTAAATTTGCAAAGGAAAATGGTATCGATCTTGTCTCAGTGATAACGACAACCGTAGGTGGTCCGTTCCTCACATTGGATGTCCCATCAAGCATTCGAGTTCTCTTGTCACCAATAACAG GAGACCCTGAGCTGTTTAGTATATTATCTGCTGTGAATGCAAGAATGGGGTCGATTGCTTTGGTTCACATCGAAGATATATGCAGTGCCcacattttcctaatggaacaTGCTAAAGCAGAAGGTCCATACATTTGCTGTGCCCTAAACTCTCTAATGTCCAACTTGGTTGAGCATCTAGCTGAGGAGTACCCCTGCTCAAATATTag GTCTGTGGAGAAAGAAAGCAATCTAGTCCCTCCTGAAATTTCTTCAAAGAAGCTAAGAGATTTGGGTTTCAATTACAAGCATGGAATAGAAGACATAGTACATGATGCAATCGCTTCTTGTTTAGATTATGGCTTTCTACCTCCTATTGCAAAGTAA
- the LOC133876359 gene encoding uncharacterized protein LOC133876359, with protein sequence MPTVWFSLKRSLHCKSEPSDVHDPQSRKQLGTILTRKAGRSGCSRSIANLKDVIHGSKRHLEKPPSCSPRSIGSSEFLNPITHEVILSNSRCELKITGFGGFHEGGGGGGFTGNNGGGGGGGSTFVGTLTPGTPGPGGHPTMHYFNPSVRTSSTPPRKSPFAVSDREGSGLGSSAVFGGGGIHSSNRVSLETESNGSSAVTCHKCGEQFSKWEAAEAHHLSKHAVTELVEGDSSRKIVEIICRTSWLKSENHCGRIERVLKVHNMQKTLARFEEYREMVKIKASKLPKKHPRCLADGNELLRFYGTTVSCCLGLNGSSSLCVWEKCCVCRIIRNGFSAKKELKDGIGVFTTSTSGRAFEGIEILEENPAVRKALIVCRVIAGRVHRPLENIQEMAGQTGFDSLAGKVGLYSNIEELYLLNPRALLPCFVVICKP encoded by the exons ATGCCAACAGTGTGGTTCTCTCTAAAGAGGTCTCTACACTGTAAATCAGAGCCATCAGATGTTCACGACCCACAATCGAGGAAGCAATTGGGCACAATCTTGACTAGAAAAGCAGGAAGGTCAGGGTGTTCAAGGTCTATAGCAAATCTCAAAGATGTCATCCATGGAAgtaagagacatttggagaagCCACCAAGTTGCAGTCCAAGATCTATTGGGAGCAGTGAGTTCCTCAACCCAATAACCCATGAAGTGATTTTGAGTAACTCAAGGTGTGAGCTCAAAATCACTGGTTTTGGTGGTTTCCACGAagggggtggtggtggtggttttaCTGGTAACAatggcggcggcggcggcggcggttCAACCTTTGTGGGCACTTTAACGCCTGGGACTCCTGGCCCTGGAGGGCACCCTACAATGCACTACTTTAATCCTTCTGTTAGGACATCATCAACTCCACCAAGGAAGTCTCCTTTTGCTGTATCAGATAGAGAAGGGTCTGGATTAGGGAGTTCTGCTGTTTTTGGTGGTGGTGGAATTCATTCAAGCAATAGGGTCTCTCTTGAAACAGAGTCTAATGGTTCTTCTGCGGTTACTTGCCATAAATGCGGAGAGCAGTTTAGCAAATGGGAAGCTGCTGAAGCTCATCATCTCTCCAAGCATGCTG TTACTGAACTTGTGGAAGGCGACTCATCtaggaaaattgttgaaattatatGCCGGACGAGCTGGTTGAAGTCTGAGAACCATTGTGGCCGGATTGAGAGAGTTCTAAAAGTTCATAACATGCAAAAAACTCTTGCTCGATTCGAAGAATATAGGGAGATGGTGAAAATCAAAGCCAGCAAACTCCCCAAGAAACACCCTCGGTGCCTCGCCGATGGTAATGAACTTCTGAGGTTCTATGGCACGACTGTGTCATGCTGTCTTGGTCTAAATGGTTCCTCCAGCCTCTGTGTATGGGAAAAATGTTGTGTTTGTCGAATCATTAGAAATGGGTTCTCTGCCAAGAAGGAGCTCAAGGATGGAATAGGTGTTTTCACCACTTCCACAAGCGGAAGAGCTTTTGAAGGTATTGAAATTCTTGAGGAAAACCCAGCTGTTAGAAAAGCCTTGATAGTCTGCAGAGTGATTGCTGGGAGGGTTCACAGGCCTTTGGAGAACATACAAGAAATGGCTGGCCAAACAGGATTTGATTCATTGGCTGGTAAAGTAGGTCTCTATTCAAATATTGAGGAGCTTTATTTGCTCAATCCAAGAGCTCTCCTTCCTTGCTTTGTGGTAATCTGCAAACCCTGA